One segment of Anatilimnocola aggregata DNA contains the following:
- the scpB gene encoding SMC-Scp complex subunit ScpB, whose amino-acid sequence MARKKSAKSDVPSAPTPDEQPNATAVNKRGPRSASTPRVVVFEDPDPAEIAESLGLAHFQEPDDAGLSLEEFGQAYASLMTEAADPYEAAAKRVEAETTVAPESSKETSAESDDEPLDVIDGDDDDAAEVTPLTILEAMLFVGHPLGEPLTSQQIAGLMRGVRPAEIDELVQELNDSYERDGSVYHVAAHGAGYRLELRREWGPIRDRFYGRVKEARLSQSAVDVLAIVAYQQPITADEVERLRGKPSGAVLSQLVRRDVLRVQRAEPKAPPQFLTTGRFLDLFGLDDLSDLPQSLEGEKGL is encoded by the coding sequence ATGGCACGCAAGAAGTCCGCGAAGTCCGATGTGCCGTCCGCGCCTACGCCCGACGAGCAGCCAAACGCAACTGCTGTAAACAAACGTGGGCCGCGCTCGGCCTCGACACCGCGCGTAGTCGTGTTTGAAGATCCCGATCCCGCAGAAATCGCTGAGTCCCTTGGTCTGGCGCATTTTCAAGAGCCCGATGATGCGGGCCTGTCGTTAGAAGAATTCGGCCAGGCCTACGCTTCGCTCATGACCGAGGCGGCCGATCCCTACGAAGCCGCGGCCAAGCGAGTTGAAGCTGAGACAACTGTCGCGCCTGAGAGTTCGAAGGAAACGTCTGCGGAGAGCGATGACGAACCGCTCGACGTAATTGATGGGGACGACGATGACGCCGCGGAAGTCACGCCACTGACAATTCTCGAAGCGATGTTGTTTGTCGGTCATCCCTTAGGCGAGCCACTCACCAGTCAACAAATCGCCGGCCTGATGCGTGGCGTGCGGCCAGCAGAAATCGACGAACTGGTTCAAGAGCTGAATGATAGCTACGAACGCGATGGCTCCGTTTATCACGTTGCCGCGCATGGGGCCGGTTATCGGTTGGAACTACGTCGCGAGTGGGGGCCGATTCGCGATCGGTTTTATGGCCGGGTGAAAGAAGCCCGTCTGTCGCAATCGGCCGTCGATGTGCTGGCAATCGTTGCCTATCAGCAACCCATCACCGCCGACGAAGTCGAACGGCTGCGCGGCAAACCCAGTGGTGCCGTGCTATCACAATTGGTTCGCCGCGATGTTCTACGGGTCCAACGAGCCGAACCAAAGGCACCGCCACAGTTTCTTACGACTGGTCGGTTTCTCGATCTTTTCGGTCTCGATGACTTGAGTGATTTGCCGCAGAGCCTTGAAGGTGAAAAGGGACTCTAA